The DNA region CATTTCTCGTGTCCGAGTATCTGACCACAAAACATCACCACCCAAAAGTTCATAGGGGTTAGCAGGTAAACCACCACGTCCCGTTACCACAAATTGACTATTGTTATTTTCGTTTTCTTGTGAACAATCAGCAGCGAGTAACGTTGAACTATCAACAACACTAGTAGATAATTCACTTAACCCCTGAATCGGATCAACTTGTACTGTATTAATAGTCACATCTCCATTAATCCCCAGTTGAGAACTAGCAGTAATATCGCTAAATTGCGTATCTCGGAAGCGTGACGTAATCCCGAAAATGCTTTGTGCGGTAATATCTACTCTCCCGCCCCTACCATTAAAAGCATTGGCGCTAATATCGCTATTTTCACCAGGAATAGCAATTAAAAATTGGGTGTTGATATTGATGTTTCCACCATTACCCCCTGCATTCGCAACACCAGCATTGGCAGAAATACTACTATTATTTCGCAGCAATACAACATCTCTCACATTGAGATTAATATTTCCCCCTTCACCAGCATTTGTCCCCGTTGTAATTGTTCCTCGATTATTTAACCTTAAAAAACGAGTATTAACTGTGATGTCGCCAGCATTGGCGCGTTCTGTCCCGCGCACACGCGCAAACAAACCACTGTTAGCACCGTCATTACCAATTGAGCCAGTACCAAGTTCTGCTACGCGTGCTGCAAAAGTCGGGTCACTACCACTAATACTCACCCTATTTTTGGCTTCTAGAGTAATGTTCCCTGCATTCCCAATATTGGATGCACTGGTTAAAATTTGACCACCACTAACTAAATCAACGGTATCGGCAATAATATTAATGTTACCCCCCCTACCCCCGCTAGAACTACTAGCACTTACTAATGCTCCATCTGTTATCTGTAAACTACGAGTTTTAATATCAATATTCCCTGCTTTCCCAATTGCATTACCTACCGTGTCAGTAAATAATCCTGAAGAGAAAAATCTGAAGTCTGGGTCTGGAGAAAATGCGATTAGCTTAACTGATTCTGTTGCATTAATTTGAATGTTTCCGCCATTGCGTGAGCCGGTGGTTATAGATGAAATTGCGGCACCATTCGTTAAAGTTAGGTTTCTAGTATTAATATCAATTAGTCCAGGACTAGCCATACTATCTACAGGAGTTCCAATAAAACTCCTGTTATTCAAGAATATATTTTGAGCATTAATTATTATGTTGCCAGAAACTCCAGCATTGAATGCAGATGAGTCTAAAGAGGAGAAATCTGAAAAAATGTCTCTAGCTTGGATATTCAGGTTACTAGCATTGCCAATACTCTCCTGAGTAGCAATAGTACTTATGGCAGTGTTGGTTAACAAAACAGAATTATTAGCTGTTATAGACACTCCATTTGTATTACCTTCTCCTGAATTAATGGCATTCAATGTAGTGTCATTTAAGAAAACAGAACCAGATATTATCTTAATACCCCTTGTGTTGCCAAAACCACCACTATTAATATCACTATTGATAAAACTATTATTACTGATAGAAACAGATTCTTTTGCCTCTATAAATATTCCACCAGTACTTCCTCTACCAAAGTTACTAGCACTCAATGCGGTATTATCTAAGAATGCTGACCCAGCTTTGATATAAATACCCTCGGTATTGCCTGTAGCTGAAGAGGAAAAACTGCCCACATCACTTCTAATGAAACTATCATTCAAGAACACTGATCCAGCTTGAATATAAATACGGCCAGTATTGCCTGTTGCGGAATCACGCCTGGTGCCAAGATTATTTGTGATCGTACTCTGTGTAATATTTATTTTTCCTGTTGCTTGAATAATAATATCTCCAGCCTGATTGAAATTTCCGATCAGACCACCTGTTAGTTGACTTTTAACAATGCTTAAGTCATGGGCATTTATGCTCAAATTACCGTTGCCATTAGACCTCACATTTGCAGATCCATTAAGAATCGAAATATCGCCTCTTATTAAATTATCAGCATAACTTAAATATAGATTTTGATTATTAGTATTCAATTCTATAGTTCCTTCTCCCGCTACCGCTCCTAACTCAATTCGCCCACCTGGAGCAGACAAATTTCCGCCATCTATAGAGACATTACCACCTAATAATAATAAGCTTTGACCAGGATTAACTGATAGATTTGTATGTTGGTTAGTAATAGAAGAATTATAAATTTGATTAAATAGAAAAGCTGAAGGATTGACTGTGAGTAATGCTGGATTATTGGGGACAGAAGCACTGAATAAACCTTGATTACCAAATGCGATCGCATTTGCTGTAGTAGCAACAAATGAACCACCAACATCTAAACTAGCATTAGGGCCAAATAAGATTCCATGAGGATTCAGCAAAAATAAGTTTGGACTACCAACTACAGAAGTTTTGATTTTTCCGAAAATATCAGAACGACTTCCACCTGTTACCCGTACTAAAATATTCTGAATATTTGCACTAGGATTTATAAAATCTGCCGTGTGCATTTCAGGAATATTAAATTGCTTAAAACTATGAAAAAGGTTATTACCTGCTACAGTACCTGCCGTAATTTCCCATATCATATTATTGGGTGTAACAACAGAATTTTTAGGTAGTGTCGTATCAGGAACAATTTGAGCCTGCGTAACATTTATTGGAGTCAGACAACACCAGATTATTCCACTCACAAAACAAGATTTTAATCTGAAGCCTTTCATATTTCTGTGTGCCTGAGATAATTATTAATGTATTTCAGAGGATGTTTGAGAGCTAATTTGTAAACTAAAGTAAAATACTTACCTTGTAAGGGTTTTAGGAATTTGAGTTAATACAGCACTTATTCGCTGAAACTTAGACCTAGTAATGATTTGAGTCTCCTTAATATTTTCTTTACGAATCAGCTCTGAAAAATATTTTGCAAGTATTATGAGCCTGATGTGATTACTGAGCTTAAGTTGTGTAAGCAGAGAATAGGGAACTCGTAACAGAAAACGGCAAAAATATAGTTAGTAGGTATACTGATTTTTTTAAATCAAAATATGACTCCTATAAGTTGCCACTATATAAACAAAGTCTCTAGCACAATTTCTCTGCGAAGGTCATCTCTCACGCAACAATTGTCTCACCGCCTACGCTGACTAATAAAAATCAAAATCTTTCAACCCATACAGTTGGATTTTACTTGTGTAGTTGCGACTTTCATTGGCAAACCAAGTAATAAATTAGAATTTGTTTAAAAGTCTAATTTATGGGCAAGTTTGGGGTGAAATTTGGTAATCAATAGTGTAACCTCTAAGATTCATTGACTGTGAAGTGAGCTTTGCAAAACTCGCAGAGAAAAGTGTTTTTTGAGTTTGAGTATCTGTAACTGCGTCATCAAATTTTACGGTTGTTGTACTGCCGAAACAGGTATCAAGATTAAGAGGTAACACATCTCCTGGCTTCATTGACATAACCTTGGATTGTTGGACACTAGCACCTTGGACTATAATAGTTACTTCACCTGGCTGATTACTTGTATTTTTTATGGATGTTACTCGTATTTGACTTAGAGTACCTACTACCATGATAATGGGGGTCGGCATACTAATGCTATTTCCAATTACCATTTTTCCTAGAATCACTTCGTTCAAATTAGCTGCTAATGCAGAATTTCCGGGAACTAGTATGGTTATAGATAGAATGACGATGAAAAATAATTTCCATAGCCGATTTAACCAAACTTGCAACATATCAACTAACTCCTGAGTAACCGCAATGAATTTTGCCTATCAGTTACGAAATAATTTAATTCTTCTATATTTTGACAGCTATACTATCCACGATATTTAGCTTATTTCACGTTATTCTGTATAACTGGTTTTATATAGAACTGAGGCTGGAATTTATCCTACGGCCAAAACAGGATATTTGCTGGTTAAATTTTGTATTTTATCTACATAAAAATAATTTAAAACAAATGAACTATAGTAAATTTTCGATGGCATAAAATTAATTAAAAAAGCTCAGGAAGTAGAAGGAAAGCTAAACACAATCTATTCCTCTTACTGCCTGAGCTATTATTCTTTTATCAAAGCAAAGTATTGGTTCTTAACAATAGTTTACTTAGTGGATATTTGTACAATATCTAGTTTCTGCCGAGCCATTTTTGACTGTTCAAACGCCGCACTAAACCAAATACCAACAAATCAAGTGTAGTTTTGCGTTCGTCAATTAAGAATGATTCAAGGGTACTGGTCTTTTTGCCTTCGTTGCAGGAAAAACCTTTTTTCCCTTGAATATCTTCGTCGGGAAAATACACGTTAAATTGACGTTGACCATTTTGCCAACTGCCGATAACTTGCCAGTATTCTTCATCGGAAGGTAAGCCAGCGATGGGGAGTTTTTGTTTAGCAAAAGCTAATTGTAAATCTTGTACGCCTTCATCCGCGATCGCCTTTTGCAAAGCTGGTATGTATTCTTGCTGGATAAACTCTGCAAACGGCTTATCTTCAACGGCTGGGGCTTTCTCTTTTTTGGCGGCTTTAGCGGCGGCTGGTTTTTCTGCACCATCGGCGGCTTGAGCAGCATTAGGGTTAACTTTTGGGTTAGCTGCTTTGGGGTCTGGTGCGTTGGCAGTAGGTATATTTGTGGCTACTGGTTCACTGATGCTGGGTACTTGTTTGTCAACAGTGCTGGGAGCTACCTCTCCCGCTTGATTGTGATTGGTTTCGTCTGCCATTGCTCAGGTCAATCCTTTATCTAGCTTTGAAAGCGATCGCTCACCTTTGTGTACTAATTTATCTTGATTTTGACATATCAGAGCTAGTTGATAATCAAGAGTTAATAGTCCATAGTCAAAAGTCAATGGATGCTAGTTAAACTTTCTATATTTCTAGGGAGCAAGTGTGCTTTTAGTAGTTTAGGCGATCGCTTCCCGAATATCCCTGATCAATTCATCCATTCTGGTTTGAGTCGTATTCCAAGAACACATCAAACGCACGCCACCTACACCAATAAATGTATAAAATTGCCAATTTCTCTGTTTTAACTTTTGAATAACTGGCTGTGGTAATTTGACAAATACAGCATTAGCTTCCCTCGGTAACATAATTTC from Aulosira sp. FACHB-615 includes:
- a CDS encoding DUF2996 domain-containing protein produces the protein MADETNHNQAGEVAPSTVDKQVPSISEPVATNIPTANAPDPKAANPKVNPNAAQAADGAEKPAAAKAAKKEKAPAVEDKPFAEFIQQEYIPALQKAIADEGVQDLQLAFAKQKLPIAGLPSDEEYWQVIGSWQNGQRQFNVYFPDEDIQGKKGFSCNEGKKTSTLESFLIDERKTTLDLLVFGLVRRLNSQKWLGRN
- a CDS encoding filamentous hemagglutinin N-terminal domain-containing protein encodes the protein MKGFRLKSCFVSGIIWCCLTPINVTQAQIVPDTTLPKNSVVTPNNMIWEITAGTVAGNNLFHSFKQFNIPEMHTADFINPSANIQNILVRVTGGSRSDIFGKIKTSVVGSPNLFLLNPHGILFGPNASLDVGGSFVATTANAIAFGNQGLFSASVPNNPALLTVNPSAFLFNQIYNSSITNQHTNLSVNPGQSLLLLGGNVSIDGGNLSAPGGRIELGAVAGEGTIELNTNNQNLYLSYADNLIRGDISILNGSANVRSNGNGNLSINAHDLSIVKSQLTGGLIGNFNQAGDIIIQATGKINITQSTITNNLGTRRDSATGNTGRIYIQAGSVFLNDSFIRSDVGSFSSSATGNTEGIYIKAGSAFLDNTALSASNFGRGSTGGIFIEAKESVSISNNSFINSDINSGGFGNTRGIKIISGSVFLNDTTLNAINSGEGNTNGVSITANNSVLLTNTAISTIATQESIGNASNLNIQARDIFSDFSSLDSSAFNAGVSGNIIINAQNIFLNNRSFIGTPVDSMASPGLIDINTRNLTLTNGAAISSITTGSRNGGNIQINATESVKLIAFSPDPDFRFFSSGLFTDTVGNAIGKAGNIDIKTRSLQITDGALVSASSSSGGRGGNINIIADTVDLVSGGQILTSASNIGNAGNITLEAKNRVSISGSDPTFAARVAELGTGSIGNDGANSGLFARVRGTERANAGDITVNTRFLRLNNRGTITTGTNAGEGGNINLNVRDVVLLRNNSSISANAGVANAGGNGGNININTQFLIAIPGENSDISANAFNGRGGRVDITAQSIFGITSRFRDTQFSDITASSQLGINGDVTINTVQVDPIQGLSELSTSVVDSSTLLAADCSQENENNNSQFVVTGRGGLPANPYELLGGDVLWSDTRTREMTARRNLPINIKSPAMEKTVAIAPANGWRFNGAGEVTLISQVSGAEENLLKSNPYACPKPTTMKN